In Reichenbachiella agarivorans, one genomic interval encodes:
- a CDS encoding GAF domain-containing protein, whose amino-acid sequence MQWLKMTDYKIQSKAVFQYVLVGQLLIAFCLLLADLFVDLKSGSLQAYTLYFFASAIVVLIGFNNAKSNWSRAFIPILEFAMGEHVFLSTPQSFHVILFWFSLIPVISLILQGLRASQIWSIVIFITFIFNSIYLQSMRGDSYEMVIFRLPTFIGGSIFLASVLISIYLLYNLLGNAYYRSIEKNKELIKLKNSLEEKKNLMQDYNAAMLELSRNPDEFKSLTSLFESIASIIYELLQINRVSIWLYTHHGDQIERKILLQDGKVEIDDVNIQRKHFPKYFDALEKKPFIMATLAEEHTDTQEFTESYLKPNHIISMLDCPIVLDQKAIGVICCEQTNYARAWVAEDTLITQSLADFIALHFKNERIKDLMTKLQNQNQELSLQSNEIASMNRELHSLNQKLIESNGSLESTVRKRTEELIKQNNQLKEYAFVNSHMLRAPLSSILGISSLLQTRTELQADQELIDALYKSTDDLDQVVRSISTTLEDGSNLTRKDIDFIINQRFKQTEAKRNK is encoded by the coding sequence ATGCAGTGGCTCAAAATGACCGATTACAAAATTCAATCTAAAGCAGTATTTCAATACGTTTTAGTCGGTCAACTGCTGATAGCCTTTTGTCTTCTTTTGGCTGACCTCTTTGTCGATCTCAAATCTGGATCGTTACAGGCTTACACCTTGTATTTTTTTGCATCCGCCATCGTTGTCCTCATCGGTTTCAACAATGCCAAATCCAATTGGAGTCGTGCATTTATTCCCATATTGGAGTTTGCCATGGGAGAGCATGTTTTTCTTTCCACTCCCCAATCGTTCCATGTGATACTTTTTTGGTTCTCATTGATTCCCGTTATTTCTTTGATCTTGCAAGGTCTCAGAGCTTCTCAGATCTGGTCAATTGTTATTTTTATAACCTTCATTTTCAACTCGATATATCTTCAATCTATGCGAGGGGATAGCTACGAAATGGTTATTTTCAGACTTCCAACTTTTATTGGAGGATCCATTTTTTTAGCTTCAGTATTGATTTCTATCTACCTATTGTACAATCTTTTGGGCAATGCCTATTACAGATCTATTGAGAAGAACAAAGAATTGATCAAGTTGAAAAACAGCCTAGAGGAGAAAAAAAACCTCATGCAAGACTACAATGCGGCCATGTTGGAATTGTCTAGAAACCCAGATGAATTCAAAAGTTTGACTTCTTTGTTTGAAAGTATTGCTAGTATCATATACGAACTTTTGCAAATCAATCGTGTGAGCATATGGTTATACACTCATCATGGGGATCAAATAGAGAGGAAAATTTTGCTTCAGGATGGAAAAGTAGAAATAGATGATGTCAATATCCAAAGAAAACATTTTCCTAAATACTTTGATGCGTTAGAAAAGAAACCATTTATCATGGCGACTTTGGCCGAAGAGCATACTGATACCCAGGAGTTTACAGAGTCCTATCTGAAGCCTAACCATATCATCTCTATGCTAGATTGCCCTATTGTGTTGGATCAAAAAGCCATCGGAGTGATCTGTTGTGAGCAAACCAATTATGCACGCGCTTGGGTAGCTGAAGACACCTTGATCACGCAATCGTTGGCGGATTTTATAGCCCTGCACTTCAAGAACGAGCGTATCAAGGACTTGATGACAAAACTCCAGAATCAAAACCAAGAACTGTCCTTGCAGAGCAACGAAATAGCCAGTATGAACAGGGAGTTGCACAGCTTGAACCAGAAATTGATCGAGTCCAACGGATCTCTGGAGTCAACTGTAAGAAAACGTACAGAAGAGTTGATTAAGCAAAACAATCAACTCAAAGAATACGCCTTTGTGAACTCACACATGCTCCGGGCTCCACTTTCTAGTATTTTGGGGATCTCTAGTTTGTTGCAAACCCGCACAGAACTGCAAGCCGATCAAGAGCTCATAGATGCGCTCTACAAATCCACAGATGATCTAGATCAAGTCGTCAGAAGTATCAGTACTACCTTGGAGGATGGAAGCAACTTGACGCGAAAAGACATCGACTTCATCATCAATCAGCGCTTCAAACAAACGGAAGCAAAACGCAATAAGTAA
- a CDS encoding potassium channel family protein, which produces MKYVIIGLGVFGSSLAQKLTQSGNEVIGVDNKMNKVDAIKEKVTHAICLDSTDPVAVTNLPLRDTDVVIICIGENEGANIMATALMKKLQVKRLISRAVSPLHETILEAMGVDEIVHPEEETADRWANRLDIYGVVDSFQLTREYNIIEAAVPEKYVGKNLLELDFQEKFNVVVMSTLRIEEEKNLLGVNKKVKKVQGVASASTVLKKDDILVLYGNINNIKKLLAEG; this is translated from the coding sequence ATGAAATATGTAATCATAGGCCTTGGCGTGTTTGGGTCTTCCCTAGCCCAAAAATTGACCCAATCTGGTAATGAGGTGATTGGTGTTGACAACAAGATGAACAAAGTAGATGCCATCAAAGAGAAGGTTACACATGCGATATGCTTGGATAGTACAGATCCAGTAGCTGTCACCAACCTGCCACTTAGAGACACTGATGTGGTCATCATATGTATTGGCGAAAACGAAGGTGCCAACATCATGGCAACGGCCCTCATGAAAAAACTGCAAGTCAAACGACTAATCAGTCGTGCAGTGTCTCCTCTCCATGAAACCATCCTAGAAGCCATGGGGGTAGACGAAATCGTCCATCCCGAAGAAGAAACTGCTGATCGCTGGGCCAACAGACTAGATATCTATGGTGTCGTCGATTCTTTTCAGCTCACACGAGAATACAACATCATAGAAGCAGCCGTGCCTGAAAAATATGTAGGAAAGAACCTGCTGGAACTAGATTTCCAGGAGAAGTTCAATGTCGTAGTGATGTCTACACTACGAATCGAAGAAGAAAAAAATCTGTTGGGAGTCAATAAAAAAGTAAAGAAAGTCCAAGGTGTGGCGTCTGCCAGTACCGTATTGAAGAAAGACGATATATTGGTCTTGTATGGCAACATCAATAACATCAAAAAACTATTGGCTGAAGGGTAA
- a CDS encoding TrkH family potassium uptake protein, with translation MNNHNRSILSTKSKWIRGIRALPFWLTLLATLLLIFDFGFDQSLQIEEYLETVYAIALIAAIISMLSRYLYPKWRPPAKVWFIDLVLMLFLLAIVGDFYMGVEIGILDVSEWFVITILLALTREFSALRISFRMEYFNPAQLFILSFVMIVIIGTGFLMLPKATYDGISLFDALFTSTSAVCVTGLIVVDTGSYFTPFGQTMIIALIQMGGLGIMTFTSYFSYFFTGGSSYENQLLLRDMTNSERIADVFNTLKRILLVTFAIELTGAVCIYFSLDPSTLVSVSDKIFFSIFHSISAFCNAGFSTLANSLYETEYRFNYPLHISLALLFTLGGIGFPIIFNLSQYLKHIIINRIWFFNSKRRIIYIPWVININTRIVVITSAILITVGTVMFYFIEYNNTLAEHNAWGKVVTAFFLATTPRTAGFNTVDMSALQFSTVMFIFLLMWIGASPGSTGGGIKTSTIAIATLNYFSLAKGKNRVELFRREVAEISIRRAFALISLSLVVIGFGIFLISAFDPNTDLLSIAFECFSAYSTVGLSLGITASLSTASKFVLIATMFVGRVSMLTLLIAVLRKVKYQNYSYPTEEILIN, from the coding sequence TTGAACAACCACAACCGCTCAATACTGTCTACAAAATCAAAATGGATCAGAGGTATTAGGGCGTTACCATTTTGGTTGACCTTGCTCGCTACCTTACTTCTGATTTTTGACTTTGGGTTTGATCAGTCACTACAGATTGAGGAGTATTTAGAAACCGTGTATGCCATTGCGTTGATTGCAGCGATCATATCGATGCTAAGTAGGTACTTGTATCCCAAATGGCGGCCTCCTGCCAAAGTATGGTTCATCGATCTGGTTCTGATGTTGTTTCTACTTGCCATAGTGGGAGATTTCTATATGGGAGTAGAAATTGGCATCCTGGATGTTTCCGAATGGTTTGTCATCACCATTTTGCTGGCGTTGACTAGAGAGTTTTCGGCATTGCGCATCAGTTTCAGGATGGAGTATTTCAATCCTGCCCAGCTTTTTATTCTGAGCTTTGTCATGATCGTTATCATAGGCACTGGTTTTTTGATGTTGCCCAAGGCAACCTATGATGGGATTTCTCTATTCGATGCGCTTTTTACCTCTACCAGTGCGGTATGTGTGACGGGCTTGATTGTGGTGGATACGGGGAGTTATTTTACTCCTTTTGGACAAACTATGATAATTGCTCTGATTCAAATGGGTGGTTTGGGGATTATGACATTTACGAGTTACTTCAGTTATTTCTTTACAGGTGGTTCTAGCTACGAGAATCAATTGTTACTTAGGGACATGACCAACTCCGAAAGGATAGCTGATGTGTTCAATACCCTGAAAAGGATCTTACTGGTGACCTTTGCCATTGAGTTGACTGGAGCGGTCTGTATCTATTTCAGCTTGGATCCCTCTACCTTGGTATCGGTATCCGATAAAATCTTCTTTTCGATCTTTCACTCCATATCTGCATTTTGCAACGCAGGGTTCTCTACACTCGCCAATAGCTTGTATGAAACAGAATATAGGTTCAACTACCCCTTACATATTTCTTTGGCCTTGCTATTTACTTTGGGAGGCATTGGATTCCCAATCATTTTCAATTTATCCCAATACCTGAAACACATCATCATCAACCGTATCTGGTTTTTCAACAGCAAGCGACGAATCATTTATATCCCTTGGGTGATCAATATCAATACTCGCATAGTTGTGATCACGAGTGCTATACTGATTACAGTAGGGACAGTCATGTTTTACTTCATTGAGTACAACAACACCCTTGCCGAGCACAATGCCTGGGGCAAAGTGGTGACTGCCTTCTTCCTAGCTACAACTCCCCGCACGGCAGGTTTCAATACGGTGGATATGTCAGCCCTGCAATTCTCCACGGTCATGTTTATCTTTCTACTCATGTGGATTGGCGCATCTCCTGGATCAACTGGTGGCGGTATCAAGACGAGTACGATTGCCATTGCCACCTTGAACTATTTCAGTTTAGCCAAAGGAAAAAACAGAGTGGAACTGTTCCGCAGAGAGGTAGCCGAAATCTCTATTCGACGTGCATTTGCATTGATTTCACTCTCTTTGGTAGTCATTGGGTTCGGTATTTTTTTAATCTCGGCCTTTGATCCAAATACAGATTTGCTATCCATCGCCTTCGAATGCTTCTCGGCATATAGTACAGTGGGCCTGAGTCTGGGAATCACAGCAAGTCTGTCCACGGCTAGCAAGTTTGTATTGATAGCCACCATGTTCGTGGGCAGAGTGAGTATGCTGACCTTGCTCATTGCGGTATTGAGGAAAGTAAAATATCAGAATTACAGCTATCCGACCGAAGAAATATTGATCAACTGA
- a CDS encoding DUF481 domain-containing protein: MKNGHQLTGEIKSMEYGVLKVKTDYSDSDFAVKWEEVVGLKSSTTFIIMLTTKFRLRGSLGIDPSNPSYLIISPTDGSKMFAKSQNIVYLKSSEDNFWDRFSANLDGGYTITKASNSRQLSVNGSVSYVNTKIQTDIYFSFLYNTVRDTANTISTLRNNYGYNFKYFLNKSWFVMGTSDYLQSEEQNLALRNTVQVGIGKLLLRNHLLFLNSAVGVASNREKFISDSNDDDHTMEAFADVELNGFGFKDFTITSKLQAFPSLSNNKRIRSIFSFSIKYDLPLDFYVGFNTNLNFDNQPGENVSEYDYVIQTTIGWKL, from the coding sequence ATGAAAAATGGTCATCAACTGACGGGGGAAATCAAGAGTATGGAGTATGGTGTCCTCAAAGTAAAAACTGACTACAGTGACAGTGACTTTGCTGTGAAGTGGGAAGAAGTAGTTGGACTGAAATCATCCACTACTTTCATCATCATGTTGACTACTAAATTTCGCCTTCGCGGTAGTTTAGGTATTGACCCATCTAATCCTAGCTACCTGATTATCTCTCCTACGGATGGATCTAAAATGTTTGCCAAGTCACAGAACATTGTTTACCTAAAGTCCTCAGAGGATAATTTTTGGGATCGATTTTCAGCTAATCTTGACGGTGGGTATACCATCACCAAAGCGAGTAATTCTAGACAATTATCTGTCAATGGTAGTGTCTCCTATGTAAACACTAAAATACAGACCGACATCTATTTTTCATTTTTGTATAACACGGTACGGGACACTGCGAATACCATTAGCACCTTGAGGAATAATTATGGATATAATTTCAAATATTTCCTCAACAAAAGCTGGTTTGTCATGGGTACTTCTGATTATTTACAAAGCGAAGAACAAAACCTTGCTTTACGTAATACTGTACAAGTGGGTATCGGAAAGCTCTTGCTCCGAAACCATCTTTTGTTTCTTAATAGTGCTGTCGGTGTAGCCTCAAACAGAGAAAAATTTATTTCAGATAGTAATGATGATGATCACACAATGGAGGCATTTGCAGATGTAGAATTAAATGGCTTTGGATTTAAAGATTTTACTATCACTTCCAAGTTACAAGCATTCCCTAGTCTCTCTAACAATAAAAGAATACGGTCGATATTCAGTTTTAGTATCAAGTATGATCTCCCGTTGGATTTTTATGTTGGATTCAATACCAACCTCAATTTTGATAATCAACCTGGAGAAAATGTATCTGAGTATGATTATGTCATTCAAACCACTATAGGGTGGAAATTATGA